In Gadus chalcogrammus isolate NIFS_2021 chromosome 1, NIFS_Gcha_1.0, whole genome shotgun sequence, one DNA window encodes the following:
- the si:ch211-117c9.2 gene encoding solute carrier family 26 member 6 isoform X2, translating to MGVPSSGEFCVQRKVLADSALDELGRRRTHSTKPPLAQRVKDSLRCSVPGLKRAVLKWVPVLSWLPQYSIRENAVGDIVSGLSVGIMHLPQGMAYALLASLTPVFGLYTSLFPVMIYFIFGTSRHISIGTFAVVSIMVGSVTEKFGPDSNFLVGGNGTNGTAVVDIDARDAYRVQISCALTAVVGVLQILFGLVRFGFVVTYLSEPLVRGYTTAVAVQVLLSQLKYVVGVHTTRFTGPLSQVYTLIDLCSLLPKTNIATLVISIVALFVLILVKELNTYYRKKLPMSIPIELIVLIVATIISYFAKFRTHYGVDVVGAIPSGLKAPRVPDGNLFILVFPDAFAIVIVAYAISISISKTMALKHGYKVDSNQELVALGLSNVFGAFFQCYVVTASLSRSLVQESAGGKTQVAGVVSSIIVLITILKIGSLFAELPKAILATIVFVNLKGMFKQFNDIPLLWKSNKMDLMIWSVTWVATILLNLDIGLAVAVVFSMLTVIFRIQLPRYSILGHVPGTELYVDMDAYEEAKLIPGVTIFRSSATICYTNAEMYLEALQEKSGINIIEQLTEKKKLENKLKRQQEKEKKKAKKAAKKLQVDVNSEQNPSVKKKGKKHQTVLVSPTEVGPVYGGFDGQVNSAYQMEPEVSDACPADDDDSARENGGVKTEERHRTHSVILDLSTTSFVDTVTAKTLNNIFRDFGEIDVSVYIAGCQVCIVQQLKRAGIFSESILLNNLFVTVHDAVLHTLERQAQKNVSQELSCITKM from the exons ATGGGAGTCCCTTCGTCCGGGGAGTTTTGTGTTCAGCGGAAGGTCCTGGCCGACTCGGCCCTGGATGAGTTGGGCCGCAGAAGGACGCACTCCACCAAGCCTCCCCTGGCCCAGCGGGTCAAGGACTCTCTGAG ATGTTCAGTGCCCGGGCTGAAAAGGGCGGTGTTGAAATGGGTGCCAGTGCTCTCCTGGCTGCCTCAGTACTCCATCAGGGAGAACGCAGTGGGGGACATAGTCTCCGGCCTGAGTGTGGGCATCATGCATCTaccacaag GTATGGCCTATGCCCTTCTGGCCTCCTTGACTCCAGTGTTTGGTCTGTACACCTCCCTCTTTCCTGTGATGATCTACTTCATCTTTGGGACCTCCAGACACATATCTATCG gTACATTTGCGGTGGTCAGCATCATGGTTGGCAGCGTGACAGAGAAGTTCGGCCCAGACAGTAACTTTTTGGTGGGGGGGAACGGGACCAACGGCACCGCTGTGGTGGACATTGACGCGCGAGATGCCTACAGAGTCCAGATATCATGCGCCCTGACCGCAGTGGTGGGAGTCCTACAG ATCCTGTTTGGTCTAGTGAGGTTTGGCTTTGTGGTCACCTATCTGTCGGAGCCTCTGGTGCGTGGCTACACGACCGCCGTGGCCGTTCAGGTGCTGCTGTCCCAGCTGAAATACGTTGTAGGGGTTCACACGACACGCTTCACCGGACCTCTCTCACAGGTTTAC ACGTTAATTGACCTCTGCTCATTGCTACCGAAGACAAACATTGCGACGCTGGTGATTAGTATTGTGGCACTTTTTGTCCTCATTCTGGTCAAGGAACTGAATACCTACTACCGGAAGAAGCTACCTATGTCCATTCCCATAGAACTGATAGTT CTCATAGTAGCAACAATCATCTCATATTTTGCTAAATTCAGAACTCATTATGGAGTGGATGTGGTTGGAGCAATACCCAGTGG GCTGAAGGCTCCTCGAGTCCCAGACGGCAACTTATTTATATTGGTGTTTCCCGATGCATTTGCTATCGTGATCGTAGCTTACGCCATTAGCATCTCCATCAGCAAGACTATGGCCCTTAAGCATGGCTACAAGGTGGATAGCAATCAG GAGCTGGTAGCCCTGGGCCTGTCCAACGTGTTCGGGGCTTTCTTCCAGTGTTACGTTGTGACGGCTTCTCTGTCCCGTAGCCTCGTCCAGGAGAGCGCAGGAGGCAAGACCcaa GTCGCAGGAGTCGTGTCTTCCATTATTGTGCTGATCACCATTCTGAAAATTGGCTCTCTGTTTGCAGAGCTCCCCAAG GCAATCCTAGCCACCATCGTTTTTGTGAATTTGAAAGGAATGTTTAAGCAGTTCAACGATATACCTCTGCTCTGGAAGAGCAACAAGATGGATCTG ATGATCTGGTCGGTCACCTGGGTGGCCACCATCCTGCTCAACCTAGACATcggtctggccgtggccgtggtcTTCTCCATGCTGACGGTCATCTTCAGGATCCAGCT CCCCCGCTACTCCATCCTGGGTCACGTGCCGGGCACGGAGCTGTACGTGGACATGGACGCTTATGAGGAG GCCAAACTGATTCCAGGAGTGACAATCTTCCGTTCTTCGGCTACAATCTGCTACACCAATGCAGAGATGTATTTGGAGGCGCTGCAagaaaag AGTGGGATCAACATCATAGAGCAGCTGACAGAGAAGAAAAAGCTAGAAAACAAACTGAAACGTcaacaggagaaggagaaaaagaaagCTAAAAAGGCAGCAAAGAAACTACAG GTTGACGTCAACAGTGAACAAAATCCTTCAGTGaagaaaaaaggcaaaaaaCACCAGACAGTTCTTGTCAGCCCAACGGAGGTGGGCCCAGTCTACGGCGGTTTTGACGGACAGGTGAACTCGGCCTATCAGATGGAACCGGAGGTTTCAGACGCATGTCCAGCGGATGATGATGACAGCGCCAGGGAGAACGGGGGAGTGAAGACCGAGGAACGGCATCGCACGCACAGCGTTATCTTGGacctctccaccaccagctTTGTGGACACAGTCACAGCCAAGACACTAAACAAT ATATTCAGAGACTTTGGAGAGATAGATGTGAGTGTCTATATTGCTGGCTGTCAAG TTTGCATTGTGCAGCAACTAAAGAGGGCGGGCATCTTCAGCGAGTCCATCCTACTCAACAACCTGTTTGTCACCGTCCACGACGCTGTCCTTCACACTCTGGAACGCCAGGCACAAAAGAACGTCAGCCAG gAACTGTCCTGCATCACCAAGATGTGA
- the si:ch211-117c9.2 gene encoding solute carrier family 26 member 6 isoform X1 codes for MGVPSSGEFCVQRKVLADSALDELGRRRTHSTKPPLAQRVKDSLRCSVPGLKRAVLKWVPVLSWLPQYSIRENAVGDIVSGLSVGIMHLPQGMAYALLASLTPVFGLYTSLFPVMIYFIFGTSRHISIGTFAVVSIMVGSVTEKFGPDSNFLVGGNGTNGTAVVDIDARDAYRVQISCALTAVVGVLQILFGLVRFGFVVTYLSEPLVRGYTTAVAVQVLLSQLKYVVGVHTTRFTGPLSQVYTLIDLCSLLPKTNIATLVISIVALFVLILVKELNTYYRKKLPMSIPIELIVLIVATIISYFAKFRTHYGVDVVGAIPSGLKAPRVPDGNLFILVFPDAFAIVIVAYAISISISKTMALKHGYKVDSNQELVALGLSNVFGAFFQCYVVTASLSRSLVQESAGGKTQVAGVVSSIIVLITILKIGSLFAELPKAILATIVFVNLKGMFKQFNDIPLLWKSNKMDLMIWSVTWVATILLNLDIGLAVAVVFSMLTVIFRIQLPRYSILGHVPGTELYVDMDAYEEAKLIPGVTIFRSSATICYTNAEMYLEALQEKSGINIIEQLTEKKKLENKLKRQQEKEKKKAKKAAKKLQVDVNSEQNPSVKKKGKKHQTVLVSPTEVGPVYGGFDGQVNSAYQMEPEVSDACPADDDDSARENGGVKTEERHRTHSVILDLSTTSFVDTVTAKTLNNIFRDFGEIDVSVYIAGCQVCIVQQLKRAGIFSESILLNNLFVTVHDAVLHTLERQAQKNVSQVGTPLLKGPSSVFLIHS; via the exons ATGGGAGTCCCTTCGTCCGGGGAGTTTTGTGTTCAGCGGAAGGTCCTGGCCGACTCGGCCCTGGATGAGTTGGGCCGCAGAAGGACGCACTCCACCAAGCCTCCCCTGGCCCAGCGGGTCAAGGACTCTCTGAG ATGTTCAGTGCCCGGGCTGAAAAGGGCGGTGTTGAAATGGGTGCCAGTGCTCTCCTGGCTGCCTCAGTACTCCATCAGGGAGAACGCAGTGGGGGACATAGTCTCCGGCCTGAGTGTGGGCATCATGCATCTaccacaag GTATGGCCTATGCCCTTCTGGCCTCCTTGACTCCAGTGTTTGGTCTGTACACCTCCCTCTTTCCTGTGATGATCTACTTCATCTTTGGGACCTCCAGACACATATCTATCG gTACATTTGCGGTGGTCAGCATCATGGTTGGCAGCGTGACAGAGAAGTTCGGCCCAGACAGTAACTTTTTGGTGGGGGGGAACGGGACCAACGGCACCGCTGTGGTGGACATTGACGCGCGAGATGCCTACAGAGTCCAGATATCATGCGCCCTGACCGCAGTGGTGGGAGTCCTACAG ATCCTGTTTGGTCTAGTGAGGTTTGGCTTTGTGGTCACCTATCTGTCGGAGCCTCTGGTGCGTGGCTACACGACCGCCGTGGCCGTTCAGGTGCTGCTGTCCCAGCTGAAATACGTTGTAGGGGTTCACACGACACGCTTCACCGGACCTCTCTCACAGGTTTAC ACGTTAATTGACCTCTGCTCATTGCTACCGAAGACAAACATTGCGACGCTGGTGATTAGTATTGTGGCACTTTTTGTCCTCATTCTGGTCAAGGAACTGAATACCTACTACCGGAAGAAGCTACCTATGTCCATTCCCATAGAACTGATAGTT CTCATAGTAGCAACAATCATCTCATATTTTGCTAAATTCAGAACTCATTATGGAGTGGATGTGGTTGGAGCAATACCCAGTGG GCTGAAGGCTCCTCGAGTCCCAGACGGCAACTTATTTATATTGGTGTTTCCCGATGCATTTGCTATCGTGATCGTAGCTTACGCCATTAGCATCTCCATCAGCAAGACTATGGCCCTTAAGCATGGCTACAAGGTGGATAGCAATCAG GAGCTGGTAGCCCTGGGCCTGTCCAACGTGTTCGGGGCTTTCTTCCAGTGTTACGTTGTGACGGCTTCTCTGTCCCGTAGCCTCGTCCAGGAGAGCGCAGGAGGCAAGACCcaa GTCGCAGGAGTCGTGTCTTCCATTATTGTGCTGATCACCATTCTGAAAATTGGCTCTCTGTTTGCAGAGCTCCCCAAG GCAATCCTAGCCACCATCGTTTTTGTGAATTTGAAAGGAATGTTTAAGCAGTTCAACGATATACCTCTGCTCTGGAAGAGCAACAAGATGGATCTG ATGATCTGGTCGGTCACCTGGGTGGCCACCATCCTGCTCAACCTAGACATcggtctggccgtggccgtggtcTTCTCCATGCTGACGGTCATCTTCAGGATCCAGCT CCCCCGCTACTCCATCCTGGGTCACGTGCCGGGCACGGAGCTGTACGTGGACATGGACGCTTATGAGGAG GCCAAACTGATTCCAGGAGTGACAATCTTCCGTTCTTCGGCTACAATCTGCTACACCAATGCAGAGATGTATTTGGAGGCGCTGCAagaaaag AGTGGGATCAACATCATAGAGCAGCTGACAGAGAAGAAAAAGCTAGAAAACAAACTGAAACGTcaacaggagaaggagaaaaagaaagCTAAAAAGGCAGCAAAGAAACTACAG GTTGACGTCAACAGTGAACAAAATCCTTCAGTGaagaaaaaaggcaaaaaaCACCAGACAGTTCTTGTCAGCCCAACGGAGGTGGGCCCAGTCTACGGCGGTTTTGACGGACAGGTGAACTCGGCCTATCAGATGGAACCGGAGGTTTCAGACGCATGTCCAGCGGATGATGATGACAGCGCCAGGGAGAACGGGGGAGTGAAGACCGAGGAACGGCATCGCACGCACAGCGTTATCTTGGacctctccaccaccagctTTGTGGACACAGTCACAGCCAAGACACTAAACAAT ATATTCAGAGACTTTGGAGAGATAGATGTGAGTGTCTATATTGCTGGCTGTCAAG TTTGCATTGTGCAGCAACTAAAGAGGGCGGGCATCTTCAGCGAGTCCATCCTACTCAACAACCTGTTTGTCACCGTCCACGACGCTGTCCTTCACACTCTGGAACGCCAGGCACAAAAGAACGTCAGCCAGGTGGGGACCCCTTTGCTGAAAGGGCCCTCCAGTGTGTTTCTTATTCATTCATAA